In the genome of Vicia villosa cultivar HV-30 ecotype Madison, WI linkage group LG7, Vvil1.0, whole genome shotgun sequence, one region contains:
- the LOC131616990 gene encoding uncharacterized protein LOC131616990, whose amino-acid sequence MVLDHSYTVSNFKVQANVAAFRPSSHKFMLKFTAGTTVTDDNNAEIPPKPLVFTKFTDIINGNFNKDVLIDVIGMVESIGYSHTTSGGRKQLINMMLRDGVRILSIARFGNPMLNNS is encoded by the exons atggtCTTGGATCATAGTTACACTGTTTCCAATTTTAAGGTTCAGGCTAATGTTGCGGCTTTCAGACCTTCGTCTCATAAGTTTATGTTGAAGTTTACTGCTGGCACTACGGTTACGGATGATAACAACGCTGAAATACCTCCAAAGCCGTTGGTGTTTACTAAATTTACTGATATAATAAACGGCAACTTTAACAAGGATGTGCTAATAG ATGTCATTGGTATGGTGGAAAGTATTGGGTATTCACATACCACATCAGGTGGCCGGAAGCAGCTGATTAACATGATGCTGCGTGACGGGG TGAGAATACTATCAATTGCACGCTTTGGGAATCCTATGTTGAACAATTCATGA
- the LOC131618716 gene encoding uncharacterized protein LOC131618716, producing MIQYAKVKEQGKFPLSVTNTFNVTVLGLNTDLLPMKEFIESFPKDSMITLSGQEGSNSQLSAQNSENQQMTPVQKLLSKAVVMPIGDIIKLRTITFCATVGETKMLVASPYGWYYRGCHACSCIARGDRAPFECEAGHFTEAEIFRYKIEIEVTHAGNSCNFLFWDRELSYFWDCLLLSCVIQ from the exons ATGATTCAATATGCTAAAGTCAAGGAACAGG GTAAGTTTCCACTGTCCGTGACAAACACGTTTAATGTTACCGTCCTTGGTTTGAATACTGATTTGCTGCCGATGAAAGAGTTTATAGAAAG TTTTCCGAAGGATTCCATGATTACGTTGTCTGGCCAGGAGGGTTCCAATTCACAGCTTTCAGCACAGAACTCTGAAAATCAACAGATGACTCCTGTACAGAAATTGCTTTCAAAGGCTGTTGTAATGCCTATTGGGGATATTATTAAACTCAGAACT ATTACATTTTGTGCGACTGTTGGAGAAACTAAAATGCTGGTTGCCTCTCCGTATGGCTGGTATTATCGTGGTTGTCATGCTTGCTCATGTATTGCGCGTGGTGACAGAGCTCCGTTTGAGTGTGAGGCTGGACATTTCACTGAGGCAGAGATTTTTAG GTATAAGATTGAGATTGAGGTTACTCATGCCGGGAATAGCTGTAACTTTCTATTTTGGGACCGAGAGTTGAGTTACTTTTGGGATTGTCTGCTTCTCAGCTGCGTCATACAATGA